The Shewanella zhangzhouensis genome has a window encoding:
- a CDS encoding SPFH domain-containing protein: MVQEKRGFSLSGYLVFVVLIALHLVFFAMMATTSQYGGVIGNVLTALCWPGFFMVQPNQAKVLTLFGSYVGSVRNTGLRWTIPLFAKRTISLRIRNFESAKIKVNDNLGNPIEIATIVVWSVTDSAEAVFEVDDYESYVSIQSEAALRNMASSYAYDPQDESEVALRSHPQAIADKLKQEIQERLGRAGVTVLEARISHLAYAQEIASAMLQRQQATAIIAARAKIVEGAVGMVEMALERLKAQNVVELDEERKAVMVSNLLVVLCGDKSTQPVVNTGSLY, translated from the coding sequence ATGGTACAAGAAAAACGTGGATTTTCCCTCAGTGGCTATCTGGTGTTTGTGGTGCTTATTGCTCTGCATCTGGTGTTTTTTGCCATGATGGCCACCACCTCTCAATATGGTGGCGTGATAGGTAATGTGTTGACCGCCCTTTGCTGGCCTGGCTTTTTTATGGTGCAGCCCAATCAGGCCAAGGTGCTGACACTGTTCGGCAGCTACGTGGGCTCGGTGAGAAACACAGGGCTGCGCTGGACCATACCGCTGTTTGCCAAACGCACCATATCCCTGCGTATCCGTAACTTTGAGAGCGCAAAAATCAAGGTGAACGACAACCTGGGTAATCCCATCGAAATTGCCACCATAGTCGTCTGGTCTGTTACCGACAGTGCCGAGGCCGTGTTTGAAGTGGATGATTACGAAAGCTATGTCTCTATTCAAAGTGAAGCGGCGCTTCGCAACATGGCCAGCAGCTACGCATACGATCCCCAGGATGAGAGCGAAGTGGCACTGAGAAGTCATCCCCAGGCCATCGCCGATAAACTCAAGCAGGAAATTCAGGAACGTCTTGGCCGCGCCGGGGTTACTGTACTGGAAGCCCGAATCAGCCACCTGGCCTATGCCCAGGAAATTGCCAGTGCCATGTTGCAGCGTCAGCAGGCCACCGCCATCATCGCCGCACGAGCCAAAATCGTCGAAGGTGCCGTGGGCATGGTGGAAATGGCGCTGGAACGGTTAAAAGCCCAGAACGTGGTAGAACTGGATGAAGAGCGCAAGGCGGTGATGGTGAGTAATCTGTTGGTGGTGCTGTGTGGTGATAAGAGTACTCAGCCTGTTGTGAACACGGGTTCCCTGTACTGA
- a CDS encoding TonB-dependent siderophore receptor codes for MKATKHKGYSLLWLAMLACACQSQAADNTKADAQAEETISQAVAAATSPAAGTSAGALPADGAKSDIERIQVLSSRGLISFVSASASKSNVPVVETPVSVSVLTEKRITDLGAETLQDALGYVAGVYNGPYGMDSRGDWSQIRSVAPVSYLDGLQLLFGNYNNARPNPYLLQQVEILKGPSSVLFGQGSTGGIVNMVTKQPTAARSNEIWAQLGNYQRKQLAGDFTGAFDEDANVLYRLTALVRDANSQTEHVADDAFFVAPSVSFYVTDNTRLTLLTYFQDNHTGSSTQFFPHEGTLLPAKYGQIPSERFVSEPGWDRYDTRQHSVTLKLEHEFESGLQLNWAARQMDSSAEYRTLYAWPPKFQDNKRELLRSVYLSDASASAFTTDLQLHGEFDTGALIHRVTVGADYQDVVTDNDSAYLSGQGGLIDVYEPVYGQISLPGDEVIRDNPSASQRQLGLYLQDSMRWNDWVLSLGLRHDSLDVKNTAGIKTSPSATTARAGLMYAFSGGISPYVSYSESFNPIAGVSKSGEVYKPREGQQWEGGIKYQPEGTEHLITLAGYRIVESNRVTQDTPDAMSQLGEVEIRGIELEAQLEWKHWDLYGSYAYSDSEIKVTDKLYEQGARLAAMPDNMLSVWATYRPDNWLPGLKMGLGYRYVGQTSDGSVDVLLPDGSYAHRALQTDSYQMWDMMLGYEWESWDLTLNVDNLSDRTVITSCLARGDCFYGQQRQITANVKYRF; via the coding sequence ATGAAAGCGACGAAACACAAGGGCTATTCTTTGCTGTGGCTGGCCATGCTGGCCTGTGCCTGTCAGAGCCAGGCTGCCGACAATACCAAGGCAGATGCTCAGGCTGAAGAGACGATATCGCAGGCGGTGGCGGCGGCAACTTCGCCGGCTGCGGGGACATCAGCGGGCGCTTTACCCGCAGACGGCGCCAAAAGCGATATTGAGCGGATACAGGTGCTGAGCAGCCGCGGTCTGATTTCCTTTGTCAGTGCCTCTGCGAGCAAGAGCAATGTGCCCGTGGTCGAAACCCCTGTGTCTGTGTCTGTGCTCACCGAAAAGCGCATCACAGATTTGGGCGCCGAGACACTGCAGGATGCCTTGGGCTACGTGGCCGGTGTTTACAATGGCCCCTACGGCATGGACTCCCGTGGCGATTGGTCGCAAATTCGTTCGGTGGCGCCCGTGAGCTACCTCGATGGTTTGCAGCTGCTGTTCGGCAACTACAATAATGCCCGCCCCAATCCTTACCTGTTGCAACAGGTTGAAATTCTTAAGGGCCCTTCGTCAGTCCTCTTTGGGCAAGGCAGCACCGGTGGCATAGTCAATATGGTCACCAAGCAGCCCACGGCGGCCCGCAGCAACGAAATCTGGGCCCAGCTTGGCAACTATCAGCGCAAACAGTTGGCCGGCGACTTCACCGGGGCATTCGATGAGGATGCCAATGTGCTCTACCGGCTGACGGCGCTGGTGCGTGATGCCAACAGCCAAACCGAGCACGTGGCCGACGATGCCTTCTTTGTGGCGCCTTCTGTCAGCTTTTATGTGACCGACAATACCAGGCTGACTCTGCTGACCTATTTTCAGGATAACCACACCGGGTCCAGTACCCAGTTTTTCCCCCATGAAGGCACCCTGCTGCCGGCCAAATACGGCCAGATCCCCAGCGAGCGCTTTGTCAGCGAGCCGGGATGGGACAGATACGATACCCGGCAGCACTCGGTCACCCTCAAGCTGGAGCATGAATTTGAATCCGGACTTCAGCTCAACTGGGCAGCTCGGCAAATGGACTCCAGCGCCGAATACCGCACCCTGTATGCCTGGCCGCCCAAGTTTCAGGACAACAAGCGCGAGCTGCTGCGCTCTGTCTACCTGAGTGACGCCAGCGCCAGTGCCTTCACCACCGATTTGCAGCTCCACGGTGAGTTTGACACCGGGGCCCTAATCCACAGGGTCACGGTTGGCGCCGACTATCAGGATGTAGTGACAGATAACGACAGCGCTTATCTTTCCGGTCAGGGTGGTTTGATTGATGTCTACGAGCCTGTGTACGGGCAGATAAGCCTGCCCGGTGATGAGGTTATCAGGGATAACCCCAGTGCCAGCCAACGTCAGCTGGGGCTATATCTGCAGGACTCCATGCGCTGGAATGACTGGGTACTCAGCCTGGGACTCAGGCACGACAGTCTGGACGTGAAAAATACCGCCGGTATTAAGACATCACCTTCGGCCACCACCGCCAGGGCCGGGCTTATGTATGCCTTCAGTGGCGGCATTTCGCCCTATGTCAGCTATTCCGAGTCGTTCAATCCCATTGCCGGGGTGTCCAAGTCCGGTGAGGTGTATAAGCCAAGGGAAGGTCAGCAGTGGGAGGGGGGCATAAAGTATCAGCCCGAGGGAACTGAGCATTTGATCACTCTGGCGGGCTATCGCATTGTGGAGTCAAATCGGGTGACTCAGGATACACCGGACGCCATGAGCCAGCTGGGTGAAGTGGAAATTCGTGGTATTGAACTCGAGGCGCAGCTTGAGTGGAAACACTGGGACCTGTACGGCAGTTATGCGTACAGTGATTCTGAAATCAAGGTTACCGACAAGCTGTACGAGCAGGGCGCGCGTTTGGCCGCCATGCCGGACAATATGCTGTCTGTATGGGCTACCTATCGGCCTGACAATTGGCTGCCCGGGCTCAAGATGGGGCTGGGCTATCGGTATGTAGGCCAGACATCCGATGGCAGCGTGGATGTGCTGTTGCCGGATGGCAGCTATGCCCACAGGGCTTTGCAAACAGACAGCTATCAGATGTGGGATATGATGCTGGGATACGAATGGGAGAGTTGGGATCTGACCCTCAACGTCGATAACCTTAGCGACAGAACGGTGATCACCAGTTGCCTGGCGCGGGGTGACTGTTTTTACGGCCAGCAGCGTCAAATCACGGCGAATGTAAAATACCGATTTTAG
- a CDS encoding diguanylate cyclase, whose product MIRFLFILLACLPAFSGALYAASSQVESHTPSAQPPGVAEAGPALLPLTPYLSLLEDPKGQLSFDEVRQATTQHQFTPLKGSANFGFSPSTWWVRVSVHNPAAEARHFYLRQDYPLIDFLDLWQPTAEGWRHTATGDRHEFHSRALDLRTFVFPLTLAPGETQTLYLRFETQGSLNIGLALYAPSELISQVTWEYLSLGIYYGGFIVLLVYNLIIFLTVRERAFIFYVLYVLSYGLYMSVHNGLSFQYLWPESSWMANKSLLLLLALSLFGALRFTREILSLAQLLPGADKLAARVEWGCMLGLILAPILSYHHVVLMLSVLTTFICIQLLVVGVMALMKGSRPARFYLVAFSALLLGAFVYMLKSFGVLPHNAFTQNAFQLGSLVEMVLLSLALGSRMQDIKRRNHIDVLTGLYNRRFFDEQLQQEYLKACRRHQPLSLLVLDIDYFKQFNDSRGHAEGDKALQLVADILAGTVQKPGMACRYGGEEFALILPETSAGEAMQLAERIREKVVRDTKEGVGLTVSIGCSEFDAKQHLSGFALFEAADEALYRAKADGRNCVKAY is encoded by the coding sequence ATGATACGTTTCTTATTTATTTTGCTGGCATGTTTGCCAGCGTTCAGCGGTGCTCTTTATGCCGCATCCTCACAGGTTGAGTCACATACACCCAGCGCACAACCTCCCGGGGTTGCCGAAGCGGGTCCGGCGCTTTTACCCCTAACCCCTTATTTAAGCCTGCTGGAAGACCCCAAGGGGCAGCTTAGCTTTGATGAAGTCAGGCAAGCTACAACGCAGCATCAGTTTACGCCCCTGAAAGGTTCAGCCAATTTCGGTTTCAGTCCGTCAACCTGGTGGGTCAGGGTCAGCGTGCATAATCCGGCTGCCGAGGCACGGCATTTTTATCTGCGCCAGGATTATCCATTGATTGATTTTCTCGACCTGTGGCAACCCACTGCCGAGGGGTGGCGTCATACTGCCACTGGTGACAGACACGAGTTCCACAGTCGCGCACTGGATTTACGCACCTTTGTATTTCCGCTGACCCTGGCGCCCGGCGAAACCCAAACCCTGTATCTGCGTTTTGAAACCCAGGGTTCACTCAATATTGGTCTTGCGCTCTATGCGCCGAGCGAGCTTATCAGCCAGGTGACCTGGGAATACCTGTCCCTTGGTATTTACTACGGCGGCTTTATCGTGCTGCTGGTGTACAACCTGATTATTTTCCTTACCGTGCGTGAGCGGGCATTTATTTTCTACGTGCTCTATGTGCTCAGCTATGGCCTCTACATGTCGGTGCACAATGGCCTGAGTTTCCAGTATTTGTGGCCTGAAAGCAGTTGGATGGCCAATAAGAGCTTGTTGCTGCTGCTCGCCCTGTCGCTGTTTGGCGCACTGAGATTTACCCGGGAAATCCTCAGTCTGGCCCAGCTCCTGCCCGGCGCAGACAAGCTGGCGGCGAGGGTGGAGTGGGGCTGCATGCTCGGCCTCATATTGGCGCCGATACTGAGTTACCATCATGTAGTGTTGATGCTGTCGGTACTGACCACCTTTATCTGCATTCAACTGCTGGTGGTAGGTGTGATGGCGCTGATGAAAGGATCGCGTCCGGCGCGCTTTTACCTGGTTGCCTTCAGTGCATTGCTGCTTGGAGCCTTTGTCTACATGCTGAAAAGCTTTGGCGTACTGCCCCATAACGCTTTTACACAAAATGCGTTCCAGCTGGGTTCTCTGGTGGAGATGGTGCTCCTGAGTCTGGCCCTCGGCAGTCGCATGCAGGATATCAAGCGGCGCAATCATATCGATGTACTGACCGGCCTCTACAACAGGCGATTCTTTGATGAGCAATTGCAGCAGGAGTATTTAAAAGCCTGTCGCCGCCATCAGCCACTGTCGCTTCTGGTGCTGGATATTGATTACTTCAAGCAATTCAATGACAGTCGCGGCCATGCCGAGGGAGACAAGGCGTTACAGTTGGTGGCAGATATACTGGCTGGCACAGTGCAAAAGCCCGGTATGGCCTGTCGCTACGGCGGTGAAGAATTTGCCCTTATCCTGCCTGAAACGAGTGCGGGGGAGGCCATGCAGTTGGCCGAGCGGATCCGTGAAAAGGTGGTGAGGGACACTAAAGAGGGGGTTGGGCTTACCGTGAGTATCGGATGCAGTGAATTTGACGCAAAGCAGCATCTGAGCGGCTTTGCCCTGTTTGAAGCGGCGGACGAAGCCCTGTACCGTGCCAAAGCCGACGGACGCAATTGTGTAAAAGCTTACTGA